The Cryptomeria japonica chromosome 2, Sugi_1.0, whole genome shotgun sequence region GGACTGTAAATCAGTTTGCCATCACCTGCCTCACTTGAACTGGATATTCGTGGACTGCAAGCATGTTTAACCTCGCCTCTACTTCGAGTAATTACCTCATCCAATATCTCACCGTTATCTGCCTTGGCAAAACCCATTCCCTGTACTTCATCTCCCTGAAAGCAAAAATGGTTTGTAATTAATGATAACAGATTAAATTTAAGATATGGATAATGTTCAATATTAGTATCTACAATCCATCCGTATTTCTGTatgagcttctggatttgattgtgtgagcttttttgcatcaaagtttcggatcacactttccatcatcaagatgaaaaaagAGAGCACAAGGAGAAAATGTTGTTTCTCAATTAAATTGTGTTTAGGGTTTTggatcaacattttgaatcatggaAATAAAATTGGTTTGTAACTAATGATAAGAGATTTCCATAATCTATGATATAAATAATGCTGTTGCTGAATTAAATTGTGTTCAATTTTTTGGATCAatatttcgaatcacactccgtgatccatcatcagaatgataTAGAACCAAAGCAAACAAAATGTAATGATTTGGAAAAGGCTTAAATGTGATTAATAACAGTATTACTTACTGTAATGTTATATGGTAATCCTGTGACCTCCTCATACTCTGCTGCATCCAACTCTTGAAGATGCTCTTTTTTGAAAAGTTTGGGGAAAAGATATTGCCTTGCAGGAACTAAGAGCATAATCAGCAGTGGGAAGAGAACTCCAGCAATGGGAATCCATGTAATCCCAAAACAGGCCAACAGATAACAGGTCTGAAACACTGTGAAAAAAGCAATAGCTTTGAAAGGCACTGTTTCAAGGAATGAAGCATGATGGTGTTGGAACACCCTGTCATCAAAACATAACATGGGGAAATTGATGAGCTTCACAAATTGGGTTGTAATAAATTAAGACTACAATCAAGATCTGCAGTAGAATTTAGAAAATGAAAGAGTCCAGACTTGTATCTTCGACTTGGTGCAGTAAATAGGAAAAGTATTCTTTCCCAGAATTGATTGCCAGGCAAGCTCTCTATGGCCATGAATGCAAAGTAACCCCAAAGCACTGAAGTAGGAATCTTTTTAAGTAGGGGCATAGCTGCAACACATCCACCCACTAACATTGCTTGTAAAAAATTACTCAAACGCTGCTCTTTGACTTCAACAGGAAGTAGTTCATCAATGTCCCTCTCTGGATCAAAAATTGACTCATCAACAGGGGCATCTATGTTCCCAGATCCCGAACTCATTTGAAGAGTTGTCTGTTGAAATGGTTTTAGAGCCTAAAGAAAAGCACAAAGCCATTCAAAGAgattaaaattaaaaattcaatTATTAGTAAACTGTGAAAAGTATAGTTATTTTTTGGGTACTTAGTTCGTTTGTTTTAATGACAGTCAATGTAATGGGTCCAAATCCTTCCCCGTGCTAATCTAATCAAAACTGTGAAAAGTATATACAAGAAATATATATCTAGTTTACCAGTGCTGGAGGTGGCTGATAAACCAACGGGGTCTGCATTTGCTGATAAGTTTCTTGCATGCTCTCATACAATTTTCCCAAGCTtgagttttgtttgatgcttgtcTTGGCTGTCTTCACCAACCTACCACGGACCAACTATACCAGAAGTATCTTAATAATGGTAATGTGGGTAGCTCAGTTATCATCATGCTTGCATCTTTGGAAACAAAAAGTGGAAATTTCTAAATTCTAATCCATCAGTACCTGATGCTTCAATGTAGCTAGACTTTTTGTATGCATTGGAGATTGAGGAATAACACCATTTGAAGGAGGTATACCAAGAAGACCACACATAATAACCTGCAATAAGTTGCCATAGTGAGAAGCCCCAATTAATTTAGCTTACAAATGCCAGTTAGCGCTGAGAAAAAAATTGCCAGTTTTTCAAAATGTAAATAGGAAAAACCCAGTGCTTTTTAATACCATGAATCCCAACAAAAGCAAATCATAATGATAAGAAGATGGCTTTCTTAAGTTGAATTCCTTTTGCTGGGCAAGCTGAGAAGCCACACTGTGGTCAAAATAGTAAAGGATAGCAATCATTGTTGCAGGAATAAATGCTCCAATAATATATAGCAATGGAACATCCAGCATTTCCTACAAGGAGTAGAAA contains the following coding sequences:
- the LOC131043844 gene encoding boron transporter 1-like isoform X1, coding for MEDAFVPFQGIKNDLKGRLLCYKQDWTGGFTAGFRILAPTTYIFFASAIPVISFGEQLDRSTDGLLTAVQTLASTAICGITHSIIGGQPLLILGVAEPTVIMYTFMYNFAKDKGDLGPKLFLAWAGWVCVWTSFLLVLFSILGACSIINRFTRVAGELFGLLIAMLFMQQAIRGVVDEFRIPKRSNPSLKQFSPSWRFGNGMFALVLSFGLLYTGLKSRKGRSWRYGTGWLRGFIADYGVPVMVVVWTGVSYIPSSSVPEGIPRRLFSPNPWSPGAYDNWTVINEMLDVPLLYIIGAFIPATMIAILYYFDHSVASQLAQQKEFNLRKPSSYHYDLLLLGFMVIMCGLLGIPPSNGVIPQSPMHTKSLATLKHQLVRGRLVKTAKTSIKQNSSLGKLYESMQETYQQMQTPLVYQPPPALALKPFQQTTLQMSSGSGNIDAPVDESIFDPERDIDELLPVEVKEQRLSNFLQAMLVGGCVAAMPLLKKIPTSVLWGYFAFMAIESLPGNQFWERILFLFTAPSRRYKVFQHHHASFLETVPFKAIAFFTVFQTCYLLACFGITWIPIAGVLFPLLIMLLVPARQYLFPKLFKKEHLQELDAAEYEEVTGLPYNITGDEVQGMGFAKADNGEILDEVITRSRGEVKHACSPRISSSSEAGDGKLIYSPHLHKSRDELKLGTSPLAADTLQTRSPRISELRQTYSPTIHSPRVGESRLSNSPTMSNFGKDATSPSSSGT
- the LOC131043844 gene encoding boron transporter 1-like isoform X2; protein product: MEDAFVPFQGIKNDLKGRLLCYKQDWTGGFTAGFRILAPTTYIFFASAIPVISFGEQLDRSTVQTLASTAICGITHSIIGGQPLLILGVAEPTVIMYTFMYNFAKDKGDLGPKLFLAWAGWVCVWTSFLLVLFSILGACSIINRFTRVAGELFGLLIAMLFMQQAIRGVVDEFRIPKRSNPSLKQFSPSWRFGNGMFALVLSFGLLYTGLKSRKGRSWRYGTGWLRGFIADYGVPVMVVVWTGVSYIPSSSVPEGIPRRLFSPNPWSPGAYDNWTVINEMLDVPLLYIIGAFIPATMIAILYYFDHSVASQLAQQKEFNLRKPSSYHYDLLLLGFMVIMCGLLGIPPSNGVIPQSPMHTKSLATLKHQLVRGRLVKTAKTSIKQNSSLGKLYESMQETYQQMQTPLVYQPPPALALKPFQQTTLQMSSGSGNIDAPVDESIFDPERDIDELLPVEVKEQRLSNFLQAMLVGGCVAAMPLLKKIPTSVLWGYFAFMAIESLPGNQFWERILFLFTAPSRRYKVFQHHHASFLETVPFKAIAFFTVFQTCYLLACFGITWIPIAGVLFPLLIMLLVPARQYLFPKLFKKEHLQELDAAEYEEVTGLPYNITGDEVQGMGFAKADNGEILDEVITRSRGEVKHACSPRISSSSEAGDGKLIYSPHLHKSRDELKLGTSPLAADTLQTRSPRISELRQTYSPTIHSPRVGESRLSNSPTMSNFGKDATSPSSSGT